GAAGGGAGGGGTGGGGTCTCTGCCTCGCGAGCCTTCTCCCCTGCTGCTGAATCCCCAGGATCCAGCATGCATTAAAATGATTACTCTTCCGTTTTTCTCGGCGTCGccctttctgtcttcctttcgtctttcgtttttttttttttttttcgtttttttcggtATCCTTCTGTCTGCGTTTTTCAATTGTTTATCTTTGTCTCACGTCTAGGCTCTGCAAATGTTAGAGAAACAACCATGCAGTCACATGTTCGCAGCTGCAAGGGCCGCAACGGAAGCAAGCCTTACGAAGGCGCACGAACTACAAGAAGTAAATAAGCTAGAGCAAAAACAGAATAAGAAAGCTATGCTCAGATAGTCTGAAAGGGCAAGGAAGGGGGGCGGGAGGTATTATTTATAGAGGCTATTTCTTTTCTTCTCAGCGAGCTGCAGAAGGAGCCTTTTTTGTTCTGTATAACTCGGTTTCCGCTCCGTCAAAAAGGCGGCGCCGTTGTTTCGTTTTCATTTCTTTAtcgctcactttcttttttttcctaccGTTTCGCGTAAGCCTACGTGGGCGTCTCGCACTGCGTTCTTCCGTGCACTGCGTCTTCCTTTGTCTTACGAGTCGCAGCTCTGCACCAAAGTGAGCGTCTGCTTGTCGGAGACGCTGCAGAAGCGTCAGTTTACGACCCACGAGGTACGACGGAGAATTTGAGCCGTCACTGCTTTCTTACCTTTGTTTAATTCTTTGCAACTGCACTGGCATTTGCGAAGAAACTGAACATTTTTCGTAGCACCTCGACTTTCCTTCCTATATTTTACTAAAATCAATATATTTCTCcttatatatttattttcttcttttttcgattcACTCAGTTCGTTTCGCTCGAAACTGGCGGCTGTGTACGGATGTATTCAAGCAACTTACTTTTCAGTCGTCATAAGGTAGGACGATGTCACGACGAAGGACGTGTCGCAGGGAGTTCCTCATTCATTAAAGTTTCTTGCTTGGAGTGTTTGTAGCGGTATACACGGTAAAAAGTGGCGCGAAAGGAATATAGGGCACAAGAAGGCAATGCACCAGCCCTTCCTGTTCTTTTCTCTTTATGGCATCTCTGCCTTTCGCTTTAGCATGCGTCCTGTGGCGCCTGTGTGACATTATGATACGTCAAATAAAGCGAAACGTTCTCTTTCATAATTTCCTTTTTGAAGCAATTCAAATCATGCTGCGTAAGATGCCCAGTAACTTGCATGTACGGAAATAAGAGTGCCCATTTGGATTAGTCAGTACATTCGAAGGTGCCAGTTCATGTCTTAACTGTTCACAAAAGTTGTCGGAAGTGACCTGCAGCaatttctttttaagcgaagctttatagtcTCACAAGTTTTGGcagtggttgtggtggtggtggaggtTGTGTAACGCTGAAAggtggaccgatcctggcggtagtgcagaaaggatccaagctcaatgacacataccagAAAGAAACATACGAGAAAGAAACATACCAGAAAGAAACATACCAGAAAGGACATaccagaaagaaagagagaaaggaagagagacagagtgagaaagaaagagagaaagagaggtagaaaaaagcgagaaagagaaacaaagtgagagagagagagaaagagggagaccgtgacatgtcgtgaaccttacgttaccctgacgaaggtcagatacacgcacgacaagcttcgcttacccccattttctcgacaggggaaagactggtgatttttttttttcttatatgaGTGTTCAGCAACCAACCACAGGTGAGGGCAGCGACATTCGTCAGGCCGTTAACGCCTTCAGAACTCAGCTCATCTTGAAGCGTGAAGAAAATAATATACCGtaacgaaagaaaaaataaacgttGCCGTCGGAATGCATTGCGCCCGCATAAATCGCAGCACATACTCACAACGTTTGCTttcttctttattatttattCGTTCTCTTGGCTTCTGGAGTGGAACGGGCTCCAAGAAGACCGACCAGcaggccctttttttttttttttttttgtcgttattTTCAGTTATACGATGTCCTCGCGTAGTACGGCAACATTTCTGGATAAACGCTGAGCAAAAGCGTTTCGATGTGCTCAGAGCATTGTGCCTTCGCCCTATGGAATCGCGCTAATGCGTGCCTATAGGCACGTGGCTTTCTGGCACTTCCCTCTTCCAGCCTGGTAGTGTTGAGGCGGCGGATGGTGGTGGGTCGAAGCCGGGGGCTGCGCGGAGATTAGAACGATGATGTGCCGCGCTAATCCGCAGAACGGATCAGCGACGCCTCGCGCATCCGCTATAAATAACCGCGCGAACAGCGCCGCCTCCGAACAAAGTCGCGTGCATGCAAGTGCCAGGGATGGGATGCGCATACTACATATACGGACTCCCGCGAAAGGAGGCAGAAAAAGCAAAAGAGAAAACGAAAGCGGGAGAAGATAGAGGGGGAGGCCTTGAACGAGGCGGTCACGCGCCCAACGGAGCGTGGCGCTTGCGTCGCCATCTGCCGcgtcgaaacgctggctccagAGCGACGCTGCGGTTTGGGCGCGGGGGCGGCCGAGTCGGCGAACACTGCGGGACCGCCGCCCGGCTTCCCTCCGTCCGGCCGTTTCGCCGAGCAGCGCGCACCCTCCCATTTTTCTGTTTATGGGGCTGGCGCGTTTACACGTCTGGCTTCCTGCTctgcgtgagcgcgcgcgcgtgcgGGTTCTTGCGCAGGGACCGCTTTGACGCGTCCCAGCGCCACGCGTCAGCGGGCCGTCTCGCGTCCCGTCGCGATGGTCCATCCGACAGCTGCGCGTGCCCGTTCGATCTGGCGAGAACCTGCGCTCGCCTGCGCCATGCTCGACACCGCCCGAGTAAGGCGTGCGTGGTTAACCGAGTGTCTGACGGCACTCGTTTGGTTCGTACCGCGAGGCTCTCCGTTTACGCAGCGACCAAATGTGACGCATTTCTTCTTGTTTTGCTTGCCCGGCACCGACGTCCCTTTTGTGCTGCACGATTTCCGAGCTGTAGACAGGTGACAGAAATGTGCTCCTTGTGGCTACCGACTATAGCAGATAGGCTTTGGGATCCATTTTGAGAAGCGCAGTAGCGCTGCCATTGCGCGGCGTGAAATGGAGGAGCCGACGCCGAACTACGTTAACACGTTCCATGTCGCTTGACGCGGAGTACATTTGGCGTGGCTACACGGGAAATGGTGAACGCACACACGCTTGCACAAGGTGGAGGAATATCATGTGTCGCCATTCGCAGTTGTCTATCGGTCCCTCGTTTTCAGAAAGTCTGTGCCTAAAGGGTACATGTACCCGCTATCGTTTTTGTCGACTGCTGTGAGAATTGAGGACCAATGTAAGTGAGGGCAGGGTTTGAGCGAACGTCTCGTTATCTGGATAAGATGAATTGTTGAGACGACCTTTCAGTGTCACTAATTTTCCATTTGTTCTCCGTTAAAAatctttttattcatttcgtGCCTGTAGGAAAGTGCGAAGTTAATCCGTTGTGGTGTGTGTAATACGGTCCAGAATGTTTTAACAATATGCCGCAAGCAGAAGGCCTGCATAAATTTACCATTAATTAGCGGGCTATGCACAGCACGACTTTAGCCATGGAAGCCGCTCTGAACAGGTTACTGGTGAGAAAGGTAGCAAGTCGCTTGTGAAACCAGCATCTTTTCCCCACGTGTCTCAGCAGCCATCACTTTGCGCAATAGTGGTATTTGTGGTATTTTGCCAAACGTTCGTTCACGTGTAGCATTATTGCCCATATGTTCCACTAACGACGCCGATATGGTCTTGGAGTTCAAAACACGGATGAAGTGAAGACGTAGCTAAAGCACCATAATTGCAAGCACGCATACCACGTATATAGCCAAAGCTTCGCTGCAGTTCAAAGAGAACCCGCGTGTGGTACCCATACCAGATGTTACAGATTGTGATAGCACGCTGTTGGAGATAACGGTGGACCTGCACGCAGGCGATACGGCACCAAGTGCGCTGGCTGTGAGCTGGGCATCCCGCCGACGCAAGTGGTGCGCCGAGCGCAGGACAACGTGTACCACTTGCACTGTTTCGCCTGCATCCTGTGCAAGCGGCAGCTGAACACGGGCGACGAGTTCTACCTCATGGAGGACAACAAACTGGTCTGCAAGGCCGACTACGAAGCGGCCAAGGCGCGCGAGGGCTCCAGCAAGCGGCCGCGCACCACCATCACGGCCAAGCAGCTGGAGACGCTCAAGAGCGCCTACAACAACAGCCCCAAGCCAGCGCGTCACGTGCGCGAACAGTTGTCGCAGGACACTGGGCTCGACATGCGCGTCGTACAGGTCTGGTTCCAGAACCGGCGCGCAAAGGAGAAGCGCCTCAAGAAGGACGCCGGCAAGACCCGCTGGGGAGACTTCTTCCGCTCCTCGTCCGGCGCCACCATCAAGCGAGACGTCAAAGACCACCCAGGTATGCACAGCCTGGTCTGATACCCCTTCTGACACAGTGTTGATTGGTTGATCGATCTATCAATTTATTGATCGATCGAtctatgattgattgattgattgattgattgattgattgattgattgattgattgattgattgattgattgattgattgattgattgattgatgctcAAATATGAGCATAAGAAACAGACAGAAATAGTGGGAGCACAGCTGGCAGTATACCACTGGCATATTTGCTGGTAGTACTGCCAGCGTGTATACTGTATGTAAGTATTTTGTATGCGCGCATGTCAAGTTTAcatgtttcttgcgctgtttagTCTTCAGAATGTCGCGCCAACTTGCGCAacgggtcattccacgccaaatcAACCAGTGTGTTTTCGAACATCACAGCtataggtgaaaaaaaaattctacataTTTTTTTAAGTTCTAAACTCGTTCTCCACGTTTATGTTTCTTGCAAAAAAATTTTCTAGCATTTTGGCGACACTTTATTTTTCCTGCCCAGCTGAACAGGAAAAACAGTAACGAAAATATAAAATAGTCGATTTTCTAGATTGTCTTTCGTTCCGAGCAAGAAATTCAAACTTTGCAATTTTGCTCGCTTTTGCGGTGCCAAAATCACGCGAAGTAGTCAATTATT
The DNA window shown above is from Dermacentor silvarum isolate Dsil-2018 chromosome 1, BIME_Dsil_1.4, whole genome shotgun sequence and carries:
- the LOC119436768 gene encoding LIM/homeobox protein Lhx3, which produces MACTSIPKCAGCEKPILDRFILKVLERSWHARCLKCADCQAQLANKCFARNGHVYCKDDFFKRYGTKCAGCELGIPPTQVVRRAQDNVYHLHCFACILCKRQLNTGDEFYLMEDNKLVCKADYEAAKAREGSSKRPRTTITAKQLETLKSAYNNSPKPARHVREQLSQDTGLDMRVVQVWFQNRRAKEKRLKKDAGKTRWGDFFRSSSGATIKRDVKDHPEDSEPFGLTGSDPEGSPGQQSGHSGASSYFPASPGGQLGPHFGLPSDQFPGRGDDTYGEFPPSPASWLEDMDSTPSSANF